The following nucleotide sequence is from Drosophila kikkawai strain 14028-0561.14 chromosome 2L, DkikHiC1v2, whole genome shotgun sequence.
CTCCTCATCATCTTGGAATTCCGGATGGATCTGGGCCTCGGAATCGGGGCCCACGTCCGTGTTCAGAGTGGCGCCTGTAAAAAACatcgagaacaacaaaaagaactaaCATTTAGCTTTGtgtgcagagagagagatagagagagatggAAAGACAGGGATAGAGAGAGACAGGGCGCCGACTCAATCTCGAAGATACCACAAATTTTCCATATTAAAGTTGAGGTTAGTCCATTTACCAAAGTGATGCTTATCAAGCGGAAAATACAGGGagattatataaataaaagttggaTATCGAGAAAGGgggaattaaattttacataGAGGcatatatttaacattaaaaGCAACCAAAGTActatttttggcaaaatttaGTGACCAATTTTCGGGTTTTTAAATGTTAGCTcttcttgttgttgtcatCTGTAGACACTTTTGCTCAgcgagtgagagagagagttgtACAATTGTTTTGGTTAATCTTAAATatctaattttatatatattttttttaaataatccaataaataagaaataaataaaatgcaatacCAGCATTTAGCAAGAAAAAACTATGACGCCTTAACAATATTTGGCAGCAAACCAATATatttccagttttttttttaattcttttataatttttagggatttttaaagtttgtttttcgacgctttattatttttttattttagcctATAGTTTCAGGCGCCCAATTTTCCTACAATAAATTTGTGTCTCTACCAGactaaatttgttaaaatactTTGTTTACCATATTCTGTtatcgttttaaattatttttactctattttaaattaaatgagaaTTTGTTATGATTTTTGAGAATGATTCCTAGGGAATTTTCTAACTcgacttttaatttttgcttcTTAGTTTGTatgtaaatttaaacaaacttCTTGGGCTCCTTTaaccttatatattttacttttatatatattttttattttccccaaGTTCTAGTTTTACTTTCATTATCTCTTTGATATGTTgaagcttttcttttttggtagTAGCACACATTTGCAAGAATTTTTTGCCCGCTCAGTTACGTGTTTTTTCCACCCCGAAACTCGTTGCGAAAGTCAagtgaaatttttttaattagatgAGCTGTCTAGGGCTTGCCGCTCGCTCATCCGGGGGaaagctggaggaggaggaggagcctcCTCCTTCTGCTAGGTTAAcgctaattaaaatttaaaagccgCACAATGCGTCGAAAGTTAACAACGGCTTGCGGCGAGCCTCAGGTCCCGAAgcccatatatacatatatgaattGCAGGATGGATGGGTGGCACATGGTGGAGTTGTGGATGGAGAAGGGGGTGGCTGGGGTGGGTTTTTCGAAGGGGGTGGAGGGGTGAAGTACCTAAAGCCAGATATTGTTAGCATAGCTGATGATGAGACAATAGTGGTGGCCAttatgacgatgatgatgatgtttttgttgatgTGGCTGAGTGGCTAATGACGATGACATTGCGTTGCGCTGCTGTTCGCCCACgaaatttaagcaaaaatgTGTGCATGGAAAATAACCGTAAAGAGGTAAGCAGTGGCTGGACTTACCGCCAAAACACCATCGTCCGGTGGCGCGGGCAAAGAGAACCAGGAGGACAATCAGGACCAGGACAGCTACAGCCACCACAATGCCAACAATGGCGGCCACATcgaggctgctgctgggcggTTTGCTCGACGAGCTAATCCGCACCTGGTAGTCCGTCATGCCCAGTTCATTGGTGGCCCGCAGTTGGTACACTTTCGTGGTGTCCTCCAGCGTAAGTCCGGCGATGGCCAAAGTCACATTGTACTCGTCGTTGCCCAAATACTGCGGCTCGTACGCCGAGTAGCGTCCGTCGGTGCGTCCCTGCGACACGATCGCCCCGTCGATGGTCCACTCGATCTTGGGCTGCGGGCTGGCCTTAATGGTGATGTTCACAATGGCAGTGTGGTCCAGATACAGGCCATAAACGGCGGCATCGACTTGATGGATGGGGGCATCTAAATAACAAGGAATTGGAGTTAGAGAtgtattatatacatttattttatgaactTACATCGCACATTGAGGATGTAGGCTGCCTCCTGGGGCGGCAAACTCTCGCGATCGGTCTGGTGGTGCGAGCGACAGACCAGCTTCCGGTTGCTATCCTCCGGCGACAGATGCCACTGGATCTCCTGCTCGGAGGTCGACAGCACGACGTTGTCGCGAGCGTTGCTGTTAATGTTGGAGGAGGGACGGATGTCCAGGGGTGTGGTCCGCTTGTTGGCCGGCATGTTGTCGATGAACCAAGAGATATTCGCAGGCGGGCGACCATCGCGAACGGTGCAGCGAGCCTTGAATTCGGTGTTCTCGTTGAAGTATCCCTCGCGATTTGGTCGCGTCAGCAGCTCGATAATGGGCTGCTGGGGACGCACTGGGAAATGGAGAGGAAATTATGGGAgttttgtttagaaaattgAAAGGTTCCATAGCTAAGGACTACAATAAATTGATGAGGAACTCGAAATCACTCTAAAAACCAACATAAAACTAGTTTTTAAGTTCAATACTCACATGCCACAACCAGATCGATGGTGCCCGACAGCTCCTCGCCCTCGACGCCCAGACTGCACTTGACCTGGCCATTATAGCTGGCCTTCACCCGCTCGATGCTGACGCCGCACTGGCCGGCGGTCAGGCCCGCTCCGTAGTAGGTAAAGCCGGGGGTCTTGCTCCACTCGGGCGACAGGTTGAGGACCTTCTCCTCGCCCGGGATCTCGATGCGGCAATAGTTGATGG
It contains:
- the Fas3 gene encoding fasciclin-3 isoform X4, which encodes MSRIVFIFLAAILTDALTWSQQVNVEPNTALLNEGDRTELLCRYGRSINYCRIEIPGEEKVLNLSPEWSKTPGFTYYGAGLTAGQCGVSIERVKASYNGQVKCSLGVEGEELSGTIDLVVALRPQQPIIELLTRPNREGYFNENTEFKARCTVRDGRPPANISWFIDNMPANKRTTPLDIRPSSNINSNARDNVVLSTSEQEIQWHLSPEDSNRKLVCRSHHQTDRESLPPQEAAYILNVRYAPIHQVDAAVYGLYLDHTAIVNITIKASPQPKIEWTIDGAIVSQGRTDGRYSAYEPQYLGNDEYNVTLAIAGLTLEDTTKVYQLRATNELGMTDYQVRISSSSKPPSSSLDVAAIVGIVVAVAVLVLIVLLVLFARATGRWCFGGATLNTDVGPDSEAQIHPEFQDDEELDGRDNGDEHIDTTQQSEEATPPVTDKLEAQKKADLKKSAAATAAAVIAAGNGSQHNLNGTTIEAPKPPNTSV
- the Fas3 gene encoding fasciclin-3 isoform X3 — translated: MSRIVFIFLAAILTDALTWSQQVNVEPNTALLNEGDRTELLCRYGRSINYCRIEIPGEEKVLNLSPEWSKTPGFTYYGAGLTAGQCGVSIERVKASYNGQVKCSLGVEGEELSGTIDLVVALRPQQPIIELLTRPNREGYFNENTEFKARCTVRDGRPPANISWFIDNMPANKRTTPLDIRPSSNINSNARDNVVLSTSEQEIQWHLSPEDSNRKLVCRSHHQTDRESLPPQEAAYILNVRYAPIHQVDAAVYGLYLDHTAIVNITIKASPQPKIEWTIDGAIVSQGRTDGRYSAYEPQYLGNDEYNVTLAIAGLTLEDTTKVYQLRATNELGMTDYQVRISSSSKPPSSSLDVAAIVGIVVAVAVLVLIVLLVLFARATGRWCFGGKSIKTPTNETSDTESADIKATSTATATTTMGVVGVSGGEEEEDDTVNEQENSPESQQQQQQQQQKKAKRLPAFAVAILKRFNEKDTRKNKDKDNNQESANIVEGNTAEQEGNNAIMDGNDNEPKAIIWQSTSPVWTFK
- the Fas3 gene encoding fasciclin-3 isoform X1 produces the protein MSRIVFIFLAAILTDALTWSQQVNVEPNTALLNEGDRTELLCRYGRSINYCRIEIPGEEKVLNLSPEWSKTPGFTYYGAGLTAGQCGVSIERVKASYNGQVKCSLGVEGEELSGTIDLVVALRPQQPIIELLTRPNREGYFNENTEFKARCTVRDGRPPANISWFIDNMPANKRTTPLDIRPSSNINSNARDNVVLSTSEQEIQWHLSPEDSNRKLVCRSHHQTDRESLPPQEAAYILNVRYAPIHQVDAAVYGLYLDHTAIVNITIKASPQPKIEWTIDGAIVSQGRTDGRYSAYEPQYLGNDEYNVTLAIAGLTLEDTTKVYQLRATNELGMTDYQVRISSSSKPPSSSLDVAAIVGIVVAVAVLVLIVLLVLFARATGRWCFGGKSIKTPTNETQSDKQLELETHGQNVALLETPNGITLLGASKLREPNGTTNGTQDRLSVETRRKHNDDDDSFEYGTDRESSVYNPTTRPLKSILMSQAGGRNSRSSTSDKEDGNEDLLQKGNQLGIPESRFSRWLPKDQRELIEKQAMLLSGRGKAKAPPATPPKPQKPQIGDTIATNSNNITATPATPATPTTPKIPQETEI
- the Fas3 gene encoding fasciclin-3 isoform X2, with translation MSRIVFIFLAAILTDALTWSQQVNVEPNTALLNEGDRTELLCRYGRSINYCRIEIPGEEKVLNLSPEWSKTPGFTYYGAGLTAGQCGVSIERVKASYNGQVKCSLGVEGEELSGTIDLVVALRPQQPIIELLTRPNREGYFNENTEFKARCTVRDGRPPANISWFIDNMPANKRTTPLDIRPSSNINSNARDNVVLSTSEQEIQWHLSPEDSNRKLVCRSHHQTDRESLPPQEAAYILNVRYAPIHQVDAAVYGLYLDHTAIVNITIKASPQPKIEWTIDGAIVSQGRTDGRYSAYEPQYLGNDEYNVTLAIAGLTLEDTTKVYQLRATNELGMTDYQVRISSSSKPPSSSLDVAAIVGIVVAVAVLVLIVLLVLFARATGRWCFGGKSIKTPTNETSDTESADIKATSTATATTTMGVVGVSGGEEEEDDTVNEQENSPESQQQQQQQQQKKAKRLPAFAVAILKRFNEKDTRKNKDKDNNQESANIVEGNTAEQEGNNAIMDGNDNEPKQDKQLVYAELVLKPANESATATSPPATTTTAPTTTTATTPEGNAGKSSTEYAEIVYVQKEGEGKK
- the Fas3 gene encoding fasciclin-3 isoform X5 translates to MSRIVFIFLAAILTDALTWSQQVNVEPNTALLNEGDRTELLCRYGRSINYCRIEIPGEEKVLNLSPEWSKTPGFTYYGAGLTAGQCGVSIERVKASYNGQVKCSLGVEGEELSGTIDLVVALRPQQPIIELLTRPNREGYFNENTEFKARCTVRDGRPPANISWFIDNMPANKRTTPLDIRPSSNINSNARDNVVLSTSEQEIQWHLSPEDSNRKLVCRSHHQTDRESLPPQEAAYILNVRYAPIHQVDAAVYGLYLDHTAIVNITIKASPQPKIEWTIDGAIVSQGRTDGRYSAYEPQYLGNDEYNVTLAIAGLTLEDTTKVYQLRATNELGMTDYQVRISSSSKPPSSSLDVAAIVGIVVAVAVLVLIVLLVLFARATGRWCFGGKSIKTPTNETKTNNSSMLNLY